AGCCCGAGTGCTGGTCCACGCCGGCCATCGCCAGCGGGTGCAGGGACTGCAACAGCAGCGCGCGGATGCCGCCGACGAACATCGAGGCGTCGCTGTGCACCCGCCAGATGGGGTCGTCCGGGGTGAACCGCCTCGGGCCCTCGGTGGCGTGGATGCGCTCGCGGCGACGTGGGCCCTCAGGCCCCGCGACTCGGGCGAAGATCACCGATCCGGCGTGCTCACGGACCCTCTCGATCATGGAACCAACGTAGTCCCGGCGGCACAGTGCCGCCGGGACTGCGGGAGATGGGGCCTCCGAGGGGGGAATGAGGCCCCGTGCGAGGGCCGACGCCGGGGGGACGCGTCGACCACAACGGTGGAGCGGCCGGGACCTGGGTCCCGGCGCGCCTCAGTGGTCGACCAGCTCGTCGGCCGACTCCACGTCCAGCACGTCGCCCGTCGAGACGGTCGGCACCGCCACGACCACGCACTGGGCGTGCGTCAGGCAGTAGTGGCTGACCGAACCGAACAGGACCCGGCTGATACCGGTGTGGACGCGAGTCCCCACCACCAGCATGTCGGCCGCGCGGGAGGCCTCGACGAGGGTCGGGCCGGGGGCGCCCTGGACCACGTCGATGCGGCGGGGACGACCGCTCGGATCCTGGGCGCCGATGGTCTCGGTCACCCAGCGGGCGGCGTTCGAACGGGCGTCGGACTCGTAGGCCATCCACGGCACTTCTGCACCGGCCATGGCGACCGCGGCGTCGATCTGCCAGACGTGAACGATCTTCAGTTCGGCGTCACGCAACTCCGCCTCACGGGCTGCCCACTTCAGGGCGGAGGCTCCGGCGGGGGTCTCGTCGACGCCGACGACGATGGTGTTGTTGCTGCTCATCGAATCGTTCCTTTCGTACCTGTCCATTGTGCGTCGGCAGGTGAGGAGTCGGCAGGGTCGAATGTCACGAGTTGCTGGGACCTTGGGCCCGACCGGGTCGGTACGGTGGGCGCGTGGACGAACTGGACCGGATTCGGTGGGAGAACATCGTCGATGCCGCGGTCGCGGTGACGTCGGACCTGGACCTCGACAGCCTGTTGCGGCGCATCATCGACCAGGCCCGTGAGCTGACCGGTGCGCGGTATGCCGCCCTGGGCGTGCTGGGCCGCGACTCCGACGACGAGCTGGTCGAGTTCCTGGTCGAGGGCATCGATCCCGACACCGCGGAGTCGATCGGCCGGCTGCCCCGCGGCCACGGGGTGCTGGGGGTCGTCCTGCGTGACG
Above is a window of Aeromicrobium senzhongii DNA encoding:
- a CDS encoding universal stress protein, producing MSSNNTIVVGVDETPAGASALKWAAREAELRDAELKIVHVWQIDAAVAMAGAEVPWMAYESDARSNAARWVTETIGAQDPSGRPRRIDVVQGAPGPTLVEASRAADMLVVGTRVHTGISRVLFGSVSHYCLTHAQCVVVAVPTVSTGDVLDVESADELVDH